The genome window ATACTCTAAGAATATTTTGAGTGATGGTTTATCTAACATTGTTAGAAATATAATCTAACCCTCTTCATTAAAATGGAATGAAGTCTATTGTTTTCTTCAGGAATGCATATAGAGAATTTAGATGTTTGACTACCAGGGAGAATGCTATCATTTAATTCTATGTTGATCCTTTGTACTTGCTAAGTATTTTTGTGGAAATCAAAAATTGAAGGACTCCAATCCCACctatttttcaaaggaaaacacTGTGTATTTTTTCCCCTGTCCTATGAAGGGCATCTTTTACATCCTTGTTCCTCAAGCTGTAGATCAAGGGATTCAACATGGGAATGATCAGGGTATAGAATATGGAAGCCACTTTGTCAGTGTCAAAGGAGTGACTGGATTGGGGCTGCACATACATGAATATCAAAGTCCCATAGAAGACAGTGACCACTGTCAGGtgggacccacaggtggagaaggccTTGCGTCTGCCCTCAGCAGAGTTCATCCTGAGAATGGCTATGAGGATGAGCAGGTAGGACACAAGAACAACTAGGAGAGAGGAAATCAAATTAAAAGCTGCCAAGAACAACATTATCACTTCAATTTCTTGTGTATTTGAGCAGACCAAAGATAACAAAGGGAGACTGTCACAGTAGAAATGACTAATGATGTTGTAGCCACAGAAAGACAAAGTGAAAATTTTAATTGTGATTAGAAGAGCCACAGTTGTGCAGTAAAGATAAGGAATTACCACCAGCACCCAACATACTCTTTTTGACATGATGACCATATAAAGCAGAGGcttacagatggccacatagcggtcataggacaTTGCAGACAGAATAAAGAGTTCACAAGCaatgaacagaagaaaaaaggcTAACTGTGTAGCACAAAGGTTAAATGATATTCTGTTTTGACCAACAATAAAATTTGTTAACATTTTGGGACCCACAGCTGTTGAATAACCAAGATCTGTAGTAGCAAGGTGTCTGagaaagaagtacatgggtgttTGCAGCCTAGAATCCACCATGGTGAGGATAATCATGCCCAAGTTGCCCACCAGTGAAATCAGATAGATGATGAGAAACAGTCCAAACAATGGGGCCTGTAACTCAGGGTGGTCAGTTACTCCCATCAGGATGAATTCAGTCACTACTGTGAGGTTGTGGGTCTCCATCCTAGCTTATAAGAAAGCCTGTTCTGATTAGAGAAATCAGCATCATAAATAGAGTTTAATTATTGTTAATTGgaggaatatttataaaatattataggTAAAataaacctgatttt of Peromyscus maniculatus bairdii isolate BWxNUB_F1_BW_parent chromosome 4, HU_Pman_BW_mat_3.1, whole genome shotgun sequence contains these proteins:
- the LOC102926947 gene encoding olfactory receptor 8K3-like, with protein sequence METHNLTVVTEFILMGVTDHPELQAPLFGLFLIIYLISLVGNLGMIILTMVDSRLQTPMYFFLRHLATTDLGYSTAVGPKMLTNFIVGQNRISFNLCATQLAFFLLFIACELFILSAMSYDRYVAICKPLLYMVIMSKRVCWVLVVIPYLYCTTVALLITIKIFTLSFCGYNIISHFYCDSLPLLSLVCSNTQEIEVIMLFLAAFNLISSLLVVLVSYLLILIAILRMNSAEGRRKAFSTCGSHLTVVTVFYGTLIFMYVQPQSSHSFDTDKVASIFYTLIIPMLNPLIYSLRNKDVKDALHRTGEKIHSVFL